The Candidatus Koribacter versatilis Ellin345 genome has a segment encoding these proteins:
- a CDS encoding PAS domain-containing protein: MSQNFKPLNPEESVVRLAAIVDSSDDAILGTDTQGTINTWNPAAEKMFGYSADEILGQSVLLLIPPSLHAEHAENFERIARGERIEHYETQRLQRGGGRIDVSFTLSGIRDREGRMLGAAMIARELSAKRRDEAVRARLAAIVESSDDAIIAKDLNGVVTDWNAAAERLFGYKAEDIIGRSILAIIPPELQHEEPVILSKIRAGHRMEHYETHRLHKSGRRLEVSVTISPIRDSSGRVIGASKFARDISEKRRLQTVRSILAAIVESSDDAIVSKNLDGVITSWNAAAERLFGYTAEEIIGQSVLRIIPRELQHEEPGIITRLRAGERIDHYETRRRKKNGESIDVSLTVSPIRDERGTVIGGSKILRDISDRKIAEAAIIEKERFAAAGRLAATLAHEVNNPLEAITNLSYLLSIHEGLDSEAANLAALLLKEVQRAGEITRQTLVYYRESKVPLLVSLREVVASVLRAKRSKLELKNVHVDSALPEPFFVEGYPGELRQVLENLLDNALDAVPDGGHLQIQGSRSVSAANERVLLSICDNGPGIPAELAGKIFEPFFTTKKEKGSGLGLWVSQSIVKKHQGTIEVRSNQENRETVFTLNLPAARLPEPADRRSPAAVS, from the coding sequence GAAGAGAGCGTCGTGCGCCTCGCCGCCATCGTGGACTCGTCCGATGACGCCATTCTTGGTACCGACACCCAAGGCACCATCAACACCTGGAACCCTGCTGCCGAGAAAATGTTCGGCTACTCCGCCGACGAAATCCTCGGCCAATCAGTCCTGCTGCTCATTCCCCCTTCACTGCATGCCGAGCACGCAGAGAACTTCGAGCGCATTGCCCGGGGCGAGCGTATCGAGCACTACGAAACCCAACGTTTGCAGCGAGGTGGCGGACGCATTGATGTATCGTTTACGCTTTCCGGCATTCGAGACCGCGAAGGCCGCATGCTCGGCGCGGCCATGATTGCTCGGGAACTGAGCGCAAAGCGGCGGGACGAGGCGGTCCGTGCCCGGCTCGCCGCGATTGTCGAGTCCTCGGACGACGCCATCATCGCCAAGGACCTCAACGGTGTCGTCACGGACTGGAATGCCGCCGCCGAGCGCCTCTTCGGATATAAAGCCGAAGACATCATCGGACGCTCCATTCTCGCCATTATTCCCCCCGAACTTCAGCACGAAGAGCCGGTGATTCTTTCCAAAATCCGCGCCGGGCACCGCATGGAACATTATGAGACCCATCGCCTTCATAAATCAGGGCGCCGCTTGGAAGTCTCAGTCACAATTTCCCCGATCCGCGACTCGTCTGGCCGCGTGATTGGCGCCTCGAAGTTCGCTCGCGATATTTCCGAAAAGCGCCGCCTCCAGACCGTTCGGAGCATTCTCGCCGCGATCGTCGAGTCTTCGGACGACGCCATCGTCTCGAAGAACCTCGACGGCGTCATCACCAGTTGGAACGCCGCCGCGGAGCGCTTGTTCGGTTACACCGCTGAAGAGATCATCGGACAGTCCGTATTACGTATCATTCCGCGCGAACTTCAGCACGAGGAACCCGGTATTATTACCCGCCTGCGCGCCGGAGAGCGGATCGATCACTACGAGACTCGGCGGCGGAAGAAGAATGGCGAGAGCATCGACGTCTCCTTGACCGTCTCCCCCATTCGCGATGAACGCGGCACCGTGATTGGCGGGTCCAAGATTCTGCGTGACATCAGCGACCGCAAAATCGCCGAGGCCGCAATCATCGAGAAGGAACGCTTTGCTGCCGCCGGACGCCTCGCCGCGACCCTCGCGCATGAAGTCAACAATCCACTCGAGGCCATCACCAACCTCTCGTACCTGCTCTCCATCCATGAAGGTCTCGATTCCGAGGCTGCTAATCTCGCCGCTTTGCTTTTGAAAGAGGTCCAGCGCGCGGGAGAGATCACCCGGCAGACCCTGGTGTATTACCGCGAGTCCAAGGTGCCGTTGCTCGTCAGTCTTCGCGAAGTCGTCGCCAGCGTTCTCCGCGCCAAGCGCTCGAAGCTCGAGCTAAAGAACGTCCACGTCGATAGCGCCTTACCTGAACCTTTTTTCGTCGAAGGCTATCCGGGTGAGTTGCGCCAGGTGCTCGAGAATCTGCTCGACAACGCTCTCGACGCCGTGCCCGACGGCGGGCATCTCCAGATCCAGGGCAGCCGCTCCGTCTCCGCCGCCAACGAGCGCGTCCTCCTCTCGATTTGCGATAACGGCCCCGGCATTCCCGCCGAACTGGCCGGGAAAATCTTCGAACCGTTTTTCACTACCAAGAAAGAGAAGGGTAGTGGCCTCGGGCTCTGGGTCTCGCAGTCCATCGTCAAGAAACATCAGGGCACGATCGAAGTTCGCAGCAACCAGGAAAACCGCGAGACGGTTTTTACCCTCAATCTCCCTGCTGCCAGGCTTCCCGAGCCCGCGGACCGCCGCTCTCCGGCTGCAGTTTCCTGA
- the hemE gene encoding uroporphyrinogen decarboxylase: MAAPNSLFVRACKRQPVERTPVWFMRQAGRYMSEYRAVREKYSLVEICKKPDVAAEVTITAAEALNVDAAIIFADLLLPLEVMGLPFHFSPGEGPVIEVPIRDAAHITRLRTDRAHDLGYVAEAVKKVSDHFGSKLPVIGFCGAPFTLASYMIEGGGSRNYLEVKKLMYNSPHAWDELLGKLVAVLSEYTADQVKAGADVIQIFDSWVGCLSVEDYRRYVLPRTTELVKALQHSTRVPIIYFGTDSATLLPSMRETGAEVIGLDWRVPLDQGWSLLEHSVAIQGNLDPVLLFAEWPELKSRAERILKQADGRPGHIFNLGHGILPHTPVQNVKDLAKFVHEYSSQLVGPRE, from the coding sequence ATGGCAGCCCCTAACTCCCTCTTTGTCCGCGCCTGCAAGCGTCAGCCCGTTGAGCGCACCCCCGTTTGGTTTATGCGCCAGGCCGGACGCTATATGTCCGAATACCGCGCCGTCCGTGAGAAGTATTCGCTGGTCGAAATCTGCAAGAAGCCTGACGTCGCCGCCGAAGTGACCATCACCGCCGCCGAAGCCCTCAACGTGGACGCGGCCATCATCTTCGCCGACTTGCTTCTTCCTCTCGAAGTCATGGGACTTCCGTTCCACTTCTCGCCCGGCGAAGGCCCGGTGATCGAGGTGCCGATCCGCGATGCCGCGCACATCACGCGCCTCCGCACCGATCGCGCCCACGATCTTGGCTACGTCGCGGAAGCCGTGAAGAAAGTCAGCGATCACTTCGGCTCGAAGCTGCCGGTCATCGGCTTCTGCGGTGCGCCATTCACTCTAGCCAGCTACATGATTGAAGGCGGCGGCTCGCGCAACTACCTCGAAGTCAAAAAACTGATGTACAACTCGCCCCACGCGTGGGACGAGCTTCTCGGCAAACTTGTCGCCGTCCTCAGCGAATACACCGCCGACCAGGTAAAAGCTGGCGCCGACGTCATTCAGATCTTCGATAGCTGGGTCGGCTGCCTCAGCGTCGAAGACTATCGCCGCTACGTCCTGCCACGCACCACCGAACTGGTGAAGGCTCTCCAGCACTCGACGAGAGTTCCGATCATCTACTTCGGTACTGACAGCGCCACGCTGCTGCCCTCCATGCGCGAAACCGGCGCGGAGGTGATCGGCCTCGACTGGCGTGTGCCGCTCGACCAAGGCTGGAGCCTCCTCGAACACAGCGTCGCGATACAGGGAAATCTCGATCCGGTGCTGCTCTTCGCCGAGTGGCCCGAGCTCAAGTCGCGCGCCGAGCGCATCCTCAAGCAGGCCGACGGGCGCCCCGGTCATATCTTCAATCTCGGACACGGCATCCTTCCGCACACGCCCGTTCAGAACGTGAAGGACCTTGCCAAGTTCGTGCATGAATATTCTTCGCAGTTGGTAGGCCCGCGCGAATGA
- the hemH gene encoding ferrochelatase: MTKNAVLLLAHGSPENVADIPEYMKYVTGGRGLPESVVKEVQHRYGLIGISPLRCHTVGQQTGVQRETGVSTYIGMRNWHPFVADTIEQMKQDGIEHCVALCLAPQNSRTSVGLYRKALMEKNPPFTVDFVESWHDHPLLIQAFAENHRAGYEKARAEASHDLPRIFTAHSVPERTITEGDPYEAQTRETAALVAKGLGLKDAVWRFAFQSQGMSGGTWRGPTVESTLEGLAKEGHRGVFFQPIGFVCDHVEVLYDIDIGFRDFAEKLGMKIWRAESLNNSATFAQAIADIVRQRLAAQAVTV; encoded by the coding sequence ATGACGAAGAACGCCGTCCTGTTGCTGGCCCACGGCAGCCCCGAGAACGTCGCCGACATACCCGAGTACATGAAGTACGTAACGGGTGGTCGCGGCCTACCGGAATCCGTGGTCAAAGAAGTCCAGCACCGTTACGGCCTCATCGGTATCTCTCCGCTACGCTGCCACACCGTCGGCCAACAAACCGGCGTCCAACGCGAAACCGGTGTTTCGACGTACATCGGCATGCGCAACTGGCATCCGTTCGTCGCCGACACCATCGAGCAAATGAAGCAGGATGGCATCGAGCACTGCGTCGCCCTCTGCCTCGCGCCACAAAACTCGCGCACCAGCGTCGGCCTTTACCGCAAGGCGCTGATGGAGAAAAATCCGCCCTTCACGGTAGATTTCGTGGAGAGCTGGCACGATCACCCGCTGCTCATCCAGGCCTTCGCCGAAAATCACCGCGCCGGATACGAAAAAGCGCGCGCCGAAGCCAGCCACGATCTGCCGCGCATCTTCACCGCGCACAGTGTCCCCGAGCGCACCATCACCGAAGGCGATCCCTACGAGGCGCAAACGCGCGAAACCGCCGCTCTCGTCGCGAAAGGCCTCGGCTTGAAAGATGCAGTCTGGCGATTCGCCTTCCAGAGCCAGGGCATGTCGGGCGGTACGTGGCGCGGCCCAACGGTAGAGAGCACGCTCGAAGGCCTCGCCAAAGAAGGCCATCGCGGCGTCTTCTTCCAGCCCATCGGTTTCGTTTGCGACCACGTCGAAGTTCTCTACGACATCGACATCGGCTTCCGCGACTTTGCCGAAAAGCTCGGCATGAAGATCTGGCGCGCCGAATCGCTCAATAACTCCGCTACCTTCGCACAGGCCATTGCCGACATCGTCCGCCAGCGCCTCGCCGCGCAGGCAGTCACGGTCTGA
- the hemG gene encoding protoporphyrinogen oxidase, giving the protein MRIAIIGGGISGLSAAYTLEKERAKGADVEYTLFESSNRLGGACYSEIVDGCVIEAGPDSFVSEKPWAAALCRELGIGDQLIGSNDNDRKTWIVNKGKLISLPDGLMFLVPTKILPTAFSPLFSWSTKLRMARELMHPPRPMNGDETVAAFVERHFGREMVDRLADPMLSGIYGGDTDQLSVRATLARFVEMEAKYGSLSRAMLVANKKMKAAMAGKPKPPLFTSLRNGMQQMVDAVLAKLPSECLTLNTAVESIEKRDGKYYLTLSSAQGFVSGQRFSAAETAPMENGALAPANAEIFDAIILATPANIAGRLLANIDNHLSEDLAAIPYSSSATVILAYDMADLKSLPGGHGFLVPRTEGRRMRACTFVHNKFPHRAPPDKGVLRCFMGGANDAAILQSSDEEITAIVQRELREIVHLEAQPKLVRVYRWRGAMAQYPLSHLDRVDRIEKAIAAIPGLAVAGNAFRGIGVPDCVRTGTVAAQSVLDHRK; this is encoded by the coding sequence ATGCGCATCGCGATCATCGGCGGCGGAATCTCCGGCCTCAGCGCCGCTTACACACTCGAAAAAGAACGCGCAAAAGGCGCTGACGTCGAGTACACGCTCTTCGAGAGCAGCAACCGCCTCGGCGGCGCCTGCTACTCCGAGATCGTGGATGGCTGCGTGATCGAAGCCGGACCGGACTCGTTCGTCTCCGAGAAGCCGTGGGCCGCCGCGCTCTGTCGCGAACTCGGCATCGGCGACCAGCTCATCGGTTCCAACGACAATGACCGCAAAACCTGGATCGTCAACAAGGGGAAGCTCATCTCGCTTCCCGACGGCCTCATGTTCCTCGTCCCCACGAAAATTCTGCCCACCGCGTTCAGCCCGCTCTTCTCGTGGAGCACCAAGCTTCGCATGGCGCGCGAGCTCATGCACCCGCCGCGTCCCATGAACGGTGACGAAACCGTGGCCGCGTTTGTCGAACGCCACTTCGGCCGCGAAATGGTCGACCGCCTCGCCGACCCCATGCTCTCCGGCATCTACGGCGGCGATACCGACCAGCTCAGCGTCCGCGCCACTCTCGCGCGCTTCGTCGAAATGGAAGCGAAGTACGGCAGCCTAAGCCGCGCCATGCTCGTCGCCAATAAAAAAATGAAAGCGGCGATGGCAGGCAAGCCCAAGCCGCCCCTTTTCACCTCTCTCCGTAACGGCATGCAGCAAATGGTTGACGCCGTACTCGCGAAACTTCCGTCCGAGTGCCTCACGCTAAACACGGCCGTCGAATCCATTGAAAAACGCGACGGCAAGTACTACTTGACGCTCAGCTCCGCTCAAGGCTTTGTATCAGGGCAGCGCTTCAGCGCTGCCGAAACCGCTCCTATGGAAAATGGGGCTTTAGCCCCTGCTAATGCCGAAATCTTCGACGCGATCATCCTCGCCACGCCCGCCAACATCGCCGGCCGCTTACTTGCAAATATCGATAACCATCTATCCGAGGATCTCGCCGCCATCCCCTACAGCTCCTCCGCCACCGTCATCCTCGCCTACGACATGGCCGACCTCAAATCCCTTCCCGGCGGACACGGCTTCCTCGTCCCGCGCACCGAAGGCCGCCGTATGCGCGCCTGCACCTTCGTCCACAACAAGTTCCCGCACCGCGCCCCGCCCGACAAAGGCGTCCTGCGCTGCTTCATGGGCGGCGCCAACGACGCTGCCATCCTGCAATCAAGCGACGAAGAGATCACGGCCATCGTCCAGCGCGAGCTACGCGAAATCGTCCACCTAGAAGCGCAGCCCAAGCTCGTCCGCGTCTACCGCTGGCGCGGCGCCATGGCGCAATATCCCCTCAGCCACCTCGACCGTGTCGATCGCATCGAGAAAGCCATTGCTGCCATCCCCGGCCTCGCCGTAGCCGGCAACGCATTCCGCGGCATCGGCGTGCCGGACTGCGTGCGAACAGGAACCGTCGCGGCGCAATCCGTACTCGACCATCGCAAATAG
- a CDS encoding TetR/AcrR family transcriptional regulator translates to MRYSPEHKAQSHENILSVAARSFREYGGDTSGVGTVMKKAGLTKGGFYRHFESKDDLFVEAVARAFEQMGSGMVEVAKSAPKGQELRAMIEHYLSPRHAASPGMGCVVSALGPEFSRKPLSVRKRIEASLDAYRERLLPFVPGHSREEKVEKCRLLFSSMAGVLMMARLASTPQKRDQMLMQARSFFIKSFAER, encoded by the coding sequence ATGCGTTACTCGCCCGAACACAAAGCGCAAAGTCACGAGAACATTCTTTCCGTAGCCGCTCGCTCCTTCCGCGAATACGGCGGAGACACCAGCGGCGTCGGTACCGTCATGAAAAAGGCAGGCCTCACCAAGGGCGGCTTCTACCGCCACTTTGAGAGCAAGGACGATCTGTTTGTCGAAGCCGTAGCCCGCGCATTCGAGCAAATGGGATCGGGAATGGTCGAGGTTGCAAAGTCAGCTCCCAAGGGGCAGGAGCTTCGCGCCATGATCGAGCATTACCTGAGTCCCCGCCACGCGGCTTCCCCTGGAATGGGTTGCGTGGTCTCTGCACTCGGGCCCGAGTTCTCCAGAAAACCATTGTCTGTGCGCAAACGGATCGAAGCTTCACTCGACGCCTATCGCGAGCGACTGCTGCCCTTTGTCCCTGGCCACTCGCGTGAAGAAAAAGTGGAAAAGTGCAGGTTACTGTTTTCCAGCATGGCCGGCGTACTGATGATGGCGCGCCTTGCCTCCACTCCACAAAAACGAGACCAGATGTTGATGCAGGCGAGGAGCTTTTTCATAAAGTCCTTTGCCGAGAGGTAA
- a CDS encoding DUF3592 domain-containing protein, producing the protein MLAASNSVSHEVRFPIRVRGWLLAISPFLWLPLYALDDRGSLTVILGVVVGFFFALELKTYARERSIVAAPETVVGEVAISESKPSKYKVGYRFTARDGREYTGTSNAFGGHKLALDGQKLMIVYRQDQPWQSCPASDFSFYQTIQN; encoded by the coding sequence ATGCTCGCAGCCAGCAATTCCGTTTCGCACGAAGTGCGGTTTCCTATTCGGGTAAGAGGTTGGCTTTTAGCAATCAGCCCGTTTCTTTGGCTGCCGCTCTATGCTCTGGATGATCGCGGATCGTTGACAGTAATTCTCGGAGTCGTCGTCGGATTCTTCTTCGCCCTTGAACTAAAGACATATGCTCGCGAACGAAGTATTGTCGCCGCACCCGAAACGGTTGTGGGTGAAGTTGCTATCTCAGAGTCGAAGCCATCGAAATACAAAGTCGGGTATCGTTTCACAGCTCGTGACGGCCGTGAGTATACCGGCACATCAAACGCGTTCGGAGGCCATAAGCTTGCTTTGGATGGCCAGAAACTGATGATCGTTTATCGCCAGGACCAGCCGTGGCAGAGCTGTCCCGCATCCGACTTTTCCTTCTATCAGACAATTCAGAATTGA